The following proteins are co-located in the Dromiciops gliroides isolate mDroGli1 chromosome 2, mDroGli1.pri, whole genome shotgun sequence genome:
- the LOC122739027 gene encoding olfactory receptor 1-like: protein MGRGNTTGISEFLLLGLSEQPDHQLILFGLFLVMYLVTMLGNLLIILAIASSSHLHSPMYFFLANLSFIDTCFTSTTVPKMLMNMWTQHQTISYAGCLTQMYFFMTFALLDDFLLAAMAYDRYVAICLPLHYTTVMNPARCVLLVTVSWLCSHLIALSLTLFMAQFPFCGSHVIPHFFCDLLPLLKLSCSNTSIFQMVMFIDAALAGLVPFTCILFSYIHIISTIFRVPSVDGKYKVFSTCGSHLSVVILFYGTVILVYLRPSSSYSAETGTIASVMYTVVTPMLNPFIYSLRNKDIKGALRRLLSKGIIPSL, encoded by the coding sequence ATGGGAAGGGGAAACACAACCGgcatctctgaattcctcctcctGGGACTCTCTGAGCAGCCAGATCATCAGCTGATTCTCTTTGGGCTATTCCTGGTCATGTACCTAGTCACTATGTTGGGGAACCTGCTCATCATACTGGCCATTGCCTCCAGCTCCCACCTCCACTCCCCAATGTATTTCTTCCTGGCCAATCTCTCCTTCATTGATACCTGTTTTACTTCCACCACAGTCCCCAAGATGCTAATGAACATGTGGACCCAGCACCAGACCATCTCCTATGCTGGGTGCCTCACTCAGATGTATTTCTTCATGACCTTTGCTCTTCTGGATGATTTCCTCCTTGCTGCCATGGCCTATGACCGCTATGTGGCCATTTGCCTCCCTCTCCACTACACCACAGTCATGAACCCTGCACGCTGTGTCCTGCTGGTCACTGTGTCCTGGCTCTGCTCCCACCTCATtgccctctccctcactctcttcatGGCTCAGTTCCCCTTTTGTGGATCCCATGTGATCCCCCACTTCTTCTGTGACCTCCTACCCCTTCTTAAGCTGTCCTGTTCAAACACTAGCATCTTTCAAATGGTGATGTTCATTGATGCTGCCCTGGCTGGTTTGGTCCCATTCACTTGCATTTTGTTCTCCTATATCCACATTATCTCCACAATCTTCAGGGTCCCTTCTGTTGATGGGAAGTACAAAGTCTTCTCCACCTGTGGCTCCCACCTCTCAGTTGTCATTCTCTTCTATGGGACTGTCATTCTGGTGTATTTACGGCCCTCATCCTCATACTCAGCAGAAACAGGAACCATTGCATCAGTGATGTACACAGTGGTGACACCCATGCTGAACCCCTTCATCTACAGCCTGAGGAACAAGGACATAAAGGGGGCTCTGAGAAGGCTGCTCAGCAAAGGAATTATACCCTCTTTGTGA